A region of Streptomyces sp. NBC_01750 DNA encodes the following proteins:
- a CDS encoding PadR family transcriptional regulator, producing MSRRSGILEFAVLGLLREAPMHGYELRKRLNTSLGIFRAFSYGTLYPCLKTLVANGWLIEEPGSAPEDALAASLAGRRAKIVYRLTAEGKEHFEELLSHTGPDTWEDEHFAARFAFFGQTEREVRMRVLEGRRSRLEERLEKMSASLARTRERLDDYTLELQRHGMESVEREVRWLNELIESERSGRERRQPSPENSAQQDNTPGATGGLPRHRGAESSGGMSPGSSTPPDPSDDTAK from the coding sequence ATGAGCAGGCGCTCCGGCATCCTCGAGTTCGCCGTGCTCGGTCTTCTCCGTGAGGCCCCGATGCACGGATATGAGCTGCGGAAACGGCTCAATACCTCACTGGGGATCTTCCGGGCCTTCAGCTACGGGACCCTCTACCCCTGCCTCAAGACGCTGGTCGCCAACGGCTGGTTGATCGAGGAGCCGGGAAGCGCTCCTGAGGACGCCCTCGCCGCATCACTCGCAGGGCGTCGCGCCAAGATCGTCTATCGGTTGACCGCGGAAGGTAAGGAGCACTTCGAGGAGCTGCTCTCGCACACCGGCCCGGACACCTGGGAGGACGAGCACTTCGCAGCTCGCTTCGCCTTCTTCGGGCAGACGGAGCGCGAGGTGCGGATGCGGGTGCTCGAGGGCCGTCGCAGCCGGCTGGAGGAGCGTCTGGAGAAGATGAGCGCCTCCCTGGCTCGTACCCGCGAGCGCCTCGACGACTACACGCTTGAGCTGCAGCGCCATGGAATGGAGTCCGTGGAGCGCGAAGTGCGCTGGCTGAACGAGCTCATCGAGAGCGAGCGATCGGGGCGGGAACGGCGACAGCCCTCACCCGAGAACTCTGCTCAGCAGGACAACACACCTGGAGCGACGGGCGGCCTGCCCCGGCACAGGGGTGCCGAGTCGTCCGGGGGCATGTCCCCAGGATCCTCCACCCCGCCGGATCCGTCCGACGACACCGCCAAGTGA
- a CDS encoding inositol-3-phosphate synthase, with translation MGSVRVAIVGVGNCAASLVQGVEFYKDADPAGKVPGLMHVQFGDYHVSDVEFVAAFDVDAKKVGLDLADAIGASENNTIKICDVPNSGVTVQRGHTYDGLGKYYRQTIEESAEAPVDIVQTLKDKQVDVLVCYLPVGSEDAAKYYAQCAIDAKVGFVNALPVFIAGTKEWADKFTEAGVPIVGDDIKSQVGATITHRVMAKLFEDRGVVLDRTMQLNVGGNMDFKNMLERERLESKKISKTQAVTSQIRDRDMGADNVHIGPSDYVAWLDDRKWAYVRLEGRAFGEVPLNLEYKLEVWDSPNSAGIIIDAVRAAKIAMDRGIGGPILSASSYFMKSPPVQYFDDEARENVEKFIKGEVER, from the coding sequence ATGGGTTCGGTTCGTGTAGCCATCGTCGGCGTGGGCAACTGCGCCGCCTCGCTGGTGCAGGGCGTCGAGTTCTACAAGGACGCCGACCCGGCCGGCAAGGTGCCGGGTCTGATGCACGTCCAGTTCGGCGACTATCACGTCTCTGACGTCGAGTTCGTTGCCGCCTTCGACGTGGACGCCAAGAAGGTCGGCCTCGACCTGGCGGACGCCATCGGCGCCAGTGAGAACAACACCATCAAGATCTGCGACGTGCCGAACTCGGGCGTCACCGTGCAGCGTGGTCACACCTACGACGGCCTGGGCAAGTACTACCGCCAGACCATCGAGGAGTCGGCCGAGGCTCCGGTGGACATCGTCCAGACCCTCAAGGACAAGCAGGTCGACGTCCTGGTCTGCTACCTGCCCGTCGGTTCCGAGGACGCTGCGAAGTACTACGCGCAGTGCGCCATCGACGCCAAGGTCGGCTTCGTCAACGCTCTCCCGGTCTTCATCGCCGGCACCAAGGAGTGGGCGGACAAGTTCACCGAGGCCGGCGTACCGATCGTCGGCGACGACATCAAGTCGCAGGTCGGTGCCACCATCACGCACCGCGTCATGGCGAAGCTCTTCGAGGACCGGGGCGTTGTCCTGGACCGCACGATGCAGCTGAACGTCGGCGGCAACATGGACTTCAAGAACATGCTCGAGCGTGAGCGCCTGGAGTCCAAGAAGATCTCCAAGACGCAGGCCGTCACCTCGCAGATCCGCGACCGCGATATGGGCGCGGACAACGTCCACATCGGTCCTTCGGACTACGTGGCCTGGCTGGACGACCGCAAGTGGGCCTACGTCCGACTCGAGGGCCGTGCCTTCGGCGAGGTCCCGCTGAACCTCGAGTACAAGCTTGAGGTCTGGGACTCCCCGAACTCCGCGGGCATCATCATCGACGCCGTCCGCGCCGCGAAGATCGCCATGGACCGCGGCATCGGCGGCCCGATCCTCTCCGCGTCCTCGTACTTCATGAAGTCCCCGCCGGTCCAGTACTTCGACGACGAGGCTCGCGAGAACGTCGAGAAGTTCATCAAGGGCGAGGTCGAGCGCTAA
- a CDS encoding MFS transporter has translation MPVVRDLRVLLRLNDFRRLLTVRLLSQSADGVYQVALTAYVVFSPERQTSPAAIASAMAVLLLPYSLIGPFAGVLLDRWQRRQILLYGNLLRALLASSTALLILAPAPDWLFYASALSVTAVNRFVLAGLSAALPRVVDADRLVMANSLSPTAGTLAATAGGGLAFAVRLVSEDSDAAVVLLGSALYLCSALASLRMARELLGPEQELVQPRLAAVLASTAHGLVAGLRHLSERRRAARVLAAMTLMRFCYGALTVMVLMLCRYAWSDTESDGLALLGLAIGISGAGFFAAAVLTPWAVGRVGQCGWMVWCAGAAAVLEPALGLPFAPVPILIAAFVLGLITQGAKISTDTVVQTSVDDAYRGRIFSLYDVLFNVAFVGAAGVAALMLPPDGRSVPLVVVVAFIYAVVAVAMARWSRVGAVI, from the coding sequence ATGCCTGTCGTACGTGATCTGCGCGTACTCCTGCGCCTGAATGACTTCCGCCGGCTGCTGACGGTCCGGCTGCTCTCCCAGTCGGCCGACGGCGTCTACCAGGTGGCGCTCACCGCGTATGTGGTCTTCTCCCCGGAGAGACAGACCTCCCCGGCCGCGATCGCCTCCGCCATGGCCGTGCTGCTCCTGCCGTACTCCCTGATCGGCCCCTTCGCCGGCGTCCTGCTCGACCGCTGGCAGCGCCGTCAGATCCTCCTGTACGGGAATCTGCTGCGGGCCCTGCTGGCCAGCAGCACCGCACTGTTGATTCTGGCCCCGGCGCCCGACTGGCTCTTCTACGCCTCGGCCCTGTCCGTCACAGCGGTCAACCGCTTTGTGCTGGCCGGCCTCTCTGCCGCGCTGCCCCGTGTGGTCGACGCCGACCGGCTCGTCATGGCGAACTCTCTCTCGCCCACGGCCGGCACCCTCGCCGCGACCGCGGGTGGCGGACTCGCCTTCGCGGTACGGCTGGTGTCCGAGGACTCCGATGCCGCGGTGGTGCTGCTCGGCTCTGCCCTATACCTCTGCTCGGCACTGGCCTCGCTCCGGATGGCACGTGAACTGCTGGGCCCTGAGCAAGAGTTGGTACAGCCGCGGCTGGCTGCCGTGCTGGCGTCAACGGCTCATGGTCTCGTAGCCGGACTGCGGCATCTCTCCGAGCGGCGCAGGGCAGCCCGTGTGCTGGCCGCGATGACGCTGATGCGCTTCTGCTACGGCGCGCTGACGGTGATGGTGCTGATGCTCTGCCGGTACGCCTGGTCCGACACGGAGTCTGACGGACTTGCGCTGCTCGGTCTGGCCATCGGCATCTCGGGGGCGGGATTCTTCGCGGCGGCGGTGCTGACTCCGTGGGCGGTCGGCCGGGTCGGTCAGTGCGGATGGATGGTGTGGTGCGCGGGGGCGGCTGCCGTTCTCGAACCGGCGCTGGGGCTGCCGTTCGCCCCTGTACCGATACTGATCGCCGCGTTCGTCCTGGGGCTCATCACTCAAGGCGCAAAGATTTCGACGGACACCGTGGTGCAGACATCCGTGGACGACGCCTATCGCGGCAGGATCTTCTCCCTCTATGACGTGCTGTTCAACGTCGCCTTCGTGGGCGCCGCGGGAGTCGCCGCGCTGATGCTGCCCCCTGACGGCCGGTCGGTTCCCCTGGTCGTCGTGGTCGCGTTCATTTACGCGGTTGTCGCGGTAGCCATGGCCCGTTGGAGCCGTGTTGGCGCGGTGATATAG
- a CDS encoding LppU/SCO3897 family protein, protein MTYPPQQGSGAYGHPAPHAQQPQQPYPPQPGYGYPQQQQQPYPQQPQPGYGHPQQQGQPYPPQQQWGAPPPPAPSSSGGGLGAKTILKIIVAVIALIVFAVVYFMSQDDADKAEAGDCMKNSGSTASADLEVVDCGDSKAAYKVVEVLPNTTDTTRCKGKSDSSYVEQTRGGRRSSGTRFVLCLNEIKK, encoded by the coding sequence ATGACTTATCCGCCGCAGCAGGGCTCAGGCGCGTATGGACACCCTGCCCCGCACGCACAGCAACCTCAGCAGCCATACCCGCCGCAGCCCGGCTACGGATATCCGCAGCAGCAACAGCAGCCCTACCCGCAGCAGCCTCAGCCGGGCTACGGCCACCCTCAGCAGCAGGGACAGCCTTACCCTCCGCAGCAGCAGTGGGGCGCCCCGCCGCCCCCGGCGCCCTCGTCCAGTGGCGGCGGTCTCGGCGCCAAGACCATCCTGAAGATCATCGTGGCCGTCATAGCCCTGATCGTCTTTGCGGTCGTCTACTTCATGAGCCAGGACGACGCCGACAAGGCGGAAGCCGGCGACTGCATGAAGAACAGCGGATCCACGGCCAGCGCCGATCTTGAGGTCGTGGACTGCGGCGACTCCAAGGCCGCCTACAAGGTCGTCGAGGTCCTCCCCAACACGACGGACACGACCCGCTGCAAGGGCAAGTCCGACTCCAGCTATGTCGAGCAGACACGCGGGGGAAGGCGCAGCTCGGGCACCCGATTCGTGCTCTGCCTGAACGAGATCAAGAAGTAA
- a CDS encoding CCA tRNA nucleotidyltransferase, with protein MPNANEDNPTDPTALSQVQRRAVSELLRVSPVADDLARRFQEAGFSLALVGGSVRDALLGRLGNDLDFTTDARPEDVLKIVRPWADSVWEVGIAFGTVGCQKDGYQIEVTTYRSEAYDRTSRKPEVSYGDSIEEDLVRRDFTVNAMAVALPEKEFIDPHGGLEDLAARVLRTPGTPEESFSDDPLRMMRAARFAAQLDFEVAPEVVAAMKAMSERIEIVSAERVREELNKLILCAYPREGLALLVDTGLADHVLPELPSLRLESDEHHRHKDVYEHSLIVLEQAIELEEDGPDLVLRLAALFHDIGKPRTRRFEQDGRVSFHHHEVVGAKMTKKRMTALKYSNDMVKDVSRLVELHLRFHGYGAGEWTDSAVRRYVRDAGPLLTRLHKLTRSDCTTRNKRKASALSRAYDGLEQRIAQLQEQEELDAIRPDLDGNQIQEILGVGPGPVIGKAYAFLLELRLENGPMGHDAAVAALKEWWAAQDGA; from the coding sequence GTGCCGAACGCCAATGAAGACAACCCCACTGACCCCACTGCACTGAGCCAGGTGCAACGCCGCGCGGTGAGTGAACTGCTGCGGGTGTCCCCTGTCGCCGACGACCTGGCCCGCCGCTTCCAGGAGGCCGGGTTCAGCCTTGCCCTGGTCGGCGGCTCGGTCCGGGACGCACTGCTCGGCCGGCTCGGCAATGACCTGGACTTCACGACGGACGCCCGTCCCGAGGACGTACTGAAGATCGTCCGTCCGTGGGCGGACTCGGTCTGGGAGGTCGGGATCGCCTTCGGTACGGTCGGCTGCCAGAAGGACGGCTACCAGATCGAGGTCACCACTTACCGCTCGGAGGCGTACGACAGGACCTCGCGGAAGCCTGAGGTTTCCTACGGCGATTCGATCGAGGAAGACCTCGTACGCCGCGATTTCACTGTGAACGCGATGGCCGTGGCGCTGCCGGAGAAGGAGTTCATCGATCCGCACGGCGGTCTGGAGGATCTCGCCGCGCGTGTCCTGCGAACCCCCGGTACGCCCGAGGAGTCATTCTCCGACGACCCGCTGCGCATGATGCGGGCTGCGCGTTTCGCCGCGCAGTTGGACTTCGAGGTGGCGCCCGAGGTCGTGGCCGCGATGAAGGCGATGTCGGAGCGCATTGAGATCGTCTCCGCCGAACGGGTGCGCGAAGAGCTGAACAAGCTGATCCTTTGCGCGTATCCGCGCGAAGGGCTGGCGCTGCTCGTCGACACCGGCCTCGCGGACCATGTGCTGCCCGAACTGCCTTCGTTGCGTCTGGAGAGCGACGAGCACCATCGGCACAAGGATGTGTACGAGCACTCCCTGATCGTCCTGGAACAGGCCATCGAACTGGAGGAGGACGGCCCGGACCTCGTGCTGAGGTTGGCAGCGCTCTTCCATGACATCGGAAAGCCGCGGACGCGGCGCTTCGAGCAGGACGGCCGGGTCTCCTTCCATCACCACGAGGTGGTGGGCGCGAAGATGACCAAGAAGCGGATGACTGCGCTCAAGTACTCCAACGACATGGTCAAGGACGTCTCGCGGCTGGTCGAGCTGCATCTGCGCTTCCATGGGTACGGGGCCGGCGAGTGGACCGACTCGGCGGTGCGGCGGTACGTACGTGATGCGGGGCCGCTGCTGACCCGGTTGCACAAGCTGACCCGTTCGGATTGCACCACGCGCAACAAGCGCAAGGCGAGCGCTCTCTCCCGGGCCTACGACGGGCTGGAGCAGCGCATCGCGCAGCTTCAGGAGCAGGAGGAGCTGGATGCCATCAGGCCCGATCTGGACGGCAATCAGATCCAGGAGATCCTGGGCGTGGGTCCCGGGCCGGTGATCGGCAAGGCGTATGCGTTCCTGCTGGAGCTGAGGCTGGAGAACGGGCCCATGGGGCATGATGCTGCGGTCGCGGCGCTGAAGGAATGGTGGGCGGCCCAGGACGGAGCGTGA
- a CDS encoding DUF6049 family protein, with protein MAKAADFKGMSPSPARRWLRRTASVITGALLVAGLLCGPAAPSPYAAETAEAATNSRTVDVSLDTLTPVAPGKSDTLTISGSVYNKGKQTVTDAQVDLRVGPTLSSRTAIDRVGARTGYASGIDGAPVDGKYTVKIPKLPSHISRDFTLSVPVSDLGLDDDGVYQLGVSLSGQTPAEPFDHVLGIERTFLPWQPEATAKKTQFTYLWPLISSTHLTAETGSDEQQTPVFEDETLARELAPGGRLEQLVSLGSDLPVTWVIDPDLLATVDAMTRNYRVKNGTTTVAGKNQALAKRWLRSVEAAVQGRKVVALPFADPDLASLAHRGKDVSGSLSHLQPATEVAETTVETIVHVKPTVDFAWPVDGAIDSSIIDVATSAGAHKVIARSDSLRDDLSYTPSSARPIGGGTTAVVADDRLSTAFQGDMLTTGSSTLAVQEFLAQTLALTLQAPAKERSIVVAPQRMPTASQAQSMARALKALNAQRWTRPLDLVAAAGAKPDADATTRVPPSSRYPGQLRKQELPVQAFQDIRTTQSTLDNFKVILTAQDRVVTPFGRAIDREMSTSWRGSPAAAQQYRDRVRTYLQSLTEEVQLIEKSQVTLSGRSATIPVTVQNKLVQGIDHLVLRLKSDNPTRLSLDDDKGIAEQPIKVEGGHSQSVKFAASANANGPVQMTAQLYTEDGKPYGLPMEFTVKVSEITPTVMLVIAGGVLLLVLAGVRMYSQRKRAAAREAATEDAEAAEGTEGSEGDIDSPDPGQASDPTPDTGPESGDPLDTGEKVDR; from the coding sequence GTGGCCAAGGCGGCAGACTTCAAGGGGATGAGTCCTTCTCCTGCCCGCCGGTGGCTGCGACGCACAGCCTCCGTGATCACCGGCGCCCTGCTCGTGGCCGGACTGCTGTGCGGTCCTGCCGCCCCTTCTCCGTATGCCGCCGAGACCGCCGAAGCCGCCACAAACTCCCGCACGGTCGATGTGTCTCTCGACACTCTTACACCGGTCGCCCCCGGTAAGAGCGACACACTCACCATCTCCGGCTCGGTGTACAACAAGGGCAAGCAGACCGTCACCGACGCTCAAGTCGATCTTCGGGTGGGGCCGACACTGTCCAGCAGGACCGCCATCGACCGTGTCGGCGCGCGGACCGGCTATGCCTCGGGTATCGATGGTGCGCCGGTCGACGGCAAGTACACGGTCAAGATCCCGAAGCTCCCCTCACACATCAGCCGCGACTTCACACTGTCGGTCCCGGTGAGTGATCTCGGGCTCGACGACGACGGCGTCTACCAGCTCGGTGTGTCCCTGTCCGGTCAGACCCCGGCCGAGCCCTTCGACCATGTGCTGGGCATCGAGCGCACCTTCCTGCCCTGGCAGCCCGAGGCCACAGCGAAGAAAACCCAGTTCACCTATCTTTGGCCGCTGATCTCCTCCACGCACCTCACCGCGGAAACAGGGTCCGACGAGCAGCAGACCCCGGTCTTCGAGGACGAGACTCTGGCCAGGGAACTTGCCCCCGGCGGGCGGCTCGAGCAGCTCGTCTCGCTCGGCAGCGATCTGCCCGTGACCTGGGTCATCGACCCGGATCTGCTGGCCACCGTCGATGCGATGACAAGGAACTACCGGGTCAAGAACGGGACCACCACAGTCGCGGGGAAGAACCAGGCCCTTGCCAAGCGGTGGCTGCGCTCCGTCGAAGCCGCAGTGCAGGGGCGCAAGGTCGTCGCCCTGCCGTTCGCCGACCCTGATCTGGCGTCCCTGGCACACCGCGGCAAGGACGTCTCCGGCTCGCTCAGCCATCTGCAGCCGGCCACCGAAGTCGCGGAGACGACGGTGGAGACGATCGTCCATGTGAAGCCGACCGTCGACTTCGCCTGGCCGGTGGACGGAGCGATCGACTCCTCGATCATCGATGTCGCCACTTCCGCCGGCGCCCACAAGGTGATCGCCCGCAGCGACAGCCTGCGGGACGACCTGTCGTACACGCCCAGCTCGGCGCGGCCGATCGGCGGCGGGACGACGGCCGTGGTCGCCGACGACCGGCTCTCCACCGCTTTCCAGGGCGACATGCTCACGACCGGATCTTCCACTCTCGCGGTGCAGGAGTTCCTCGCTCAGACGCTCGCTCTGACGCTGCAGGCCCCGGCCAAGGAGCGGAGCATCGTCGTCGCCCCGCAGCGGATGCCGACGGCGTCCCAGGCGCAGTCCATGGCCCGCGCCCTGAAGGCCCTCAATGCTCAGCGCTGGACCCGGCCACTCGACCTGGTCGCAGCCGCGGGCGCCAAGCCTGACGCCGATGCCACGACCAGAGTGCCGCCCTCCTCCCGCTACCCCGGTCAGCTGCGGAAGCAGGAGCTGCCGGTCCAGGCCTTCCAGGACATCCGGACCACACAGAGCACCCTGGACAACTTCAAGGTCATCCTCACCGCACAGGACCGGGTGGTGACGCCCTTCGGACGGGCGATCGACCGGGAGATGTCCACGTCCTGGCGCGGCAGCCCAGCGGCGGCCCAGCAGTACCGCGACCGTGTGCGGACCTACCTGCAGAGCCTCACCGAAGAGGTGCAGCTGATCGAGAAGTCGCAGGTGACCCTGTCGGGGCGCAGTGCGACCATCCCGGTCACCGTGCAGAACAAGCTGGTCCAGGGCATCGACCATCTGGTGCTCCGGCTGAAGTCGGACAACCCCACCCGCCTCAGCCTCGACGACGACAAGGGCATCGCCGAGCAGCCGATCAAGGTCGAGGGCGGCCACAGTCAGTCGGTGAAATTCGCCGCTTCGGCCAACGCCAACGGCCCTGTGCAGATGACGGCCCAGCTCTACACCGAGGACGGCAAGCCGTACGGCCTGCCCATGGAGTTCACGGTGAAGGTATCCGAGATCACACCGACTGTGATGCTCGTCATCGCGGGAGGTGTCCTGCTGCTCGTCCTCGCAGGCGTCAGGATGTACAGCCAGCGCAAGCGCGCGGCTGCCCGCGAGGCGGCCACGGAGGACGCAGAGGCTGCTGAGGGCACTGAGGGCTCGGAAGGTGACATCGACAGCCCCGATCCCGGGCAGGCGAGTGACCCGACACCGGACACCGGACCGGAAAGCGGCGACCCGTTGGACACGGGTGAGAAAGTGGACCGTTGA
- the murJ gene encoding murein biosynthesis integral membrane protein MurJ — protein sequence MNAPYDGDRGQGAGGDPVDQVPAPPPQPAPDPYTQDPYVQDAYARDPYQAQDLSAQDPVAEALYDRASHPPPAPGTYPEPQALYQQPPTPQHAPDPRVWAQTPPPEPAGPSRHLPYGENAGTTQFTGVDDLVTRAVEEEPEPDAFAHLFRDQQASGQPSPDSEPIPATPAPKKASGRVSGLMKSSAVMAAGTLVSRLTGFVRSLVITAALGASLLGDTYTVAYTLPTMIYILTVGGGLNSVFVPQLVRSMKNDEDGGEAYANRLLTLVMVALGIIVAIAVFAAPLLIHLMSDTIASRPAANSVAVTFARYCLPTIFFMGVHVVMGQILNARGKFGAMMWTPVLNNIVMIATFGLFIWVYGTSAESQMGVQTIPPEGVRLLGIGTLLGLVVQALSMIPYLRETGFRFRPRFDWKGHGLGKTVKLAKWTVLFVLANQAGVLVVTQLATAAGEASGRSGAGILAYTNAQLIWGMPQAIITVSVMAALLPRISRAAHDNDPGAVRDDISQGLRNSAVAIVPVAFAFLALGVPMSTLLFASSGLESARGMGFILMAFGLGLIPFSVQYVVLRGFYAYEDTRTPFYNTVIVAGVNAAASALCYVVLAPQWAVVGMGASYGLAYAVGVGVAWRRLKNRLGGDLDGSRIMRTYTRLGMASVPAAITGGAVAFFIMKALGNGAGGSLVALVAGGIMLLGVFFVAAKRMRIDELNALVGMVRGRLGR from the coding sequence ATGAACGCGCCGTACGACGGTGACCGCGGTCAGGGCGCGGGCGGAGACCCGGTAGACCAGGTTCCTGCTCCGCCGCCGCAGCCTGCCCCGGACCCGTACACACAGGACCCGTACGTCCAGGACGCCTACGCCCGTGATCCGTACCAGGCGCAGGATCTGTCCGCCCAGGACCCGGTGGCGGAGGCGCTCTACGACCGCGCCTCGCACCCGCCGCCGGCTCCGGGCACGTATCCGGAGCCGCAGGCGCTGTACCAGCAGCCGCCGACTCCGCAGCATGCCCCGGACCCCCGTGTCTGGGCGCAGACCCCGCCGCCCGAGCCCGCCGGACCGTCGCGTCATCTGCCGTACGGGGAGAACGCCGGCACCACCCAGTTCACGGGCGTGGACGATTTGGTCACCCGGGCAGTCGAGGAGGAACCGGAGCCTGACGCGTTCGCGCACCTTTTCCGGGACCAGCAGGCCTCGGGTCAGCCCTCGCCCGATTCCGAGCCGATCCCGGCGACGCCCGCCCCCAAGAAGGCGAGCGGCCGGGTCTCCGGCCTGATGAAGTCCAGCGCGGTGATGGCGGCGGGCACCCTGGTCTCCCGACTCACCGGCTTCGTACGCAGCCTGGTTATCACCGCTGCGCTGGGCGCCTCACTGCTCGGTGACACCTACACCGTGGCGTACACCCTGCCGACGATGATCTACATCCTCACCGTTGGAGGCGGCCTCAACTCCGTCTTCGTGCCGCAGCTGGTGCGCTCGATGAAGAACGACGAGGACGGCGGCGAGGCTTATGCCAACCGTCTGCTCACCCTCGTCATGGTGGCGCTCGGAATCATCGTCGCCATCGCGGTATTCGCGGCACCGCTGCTCATCCATCTGATGTCGGACACCATCGCCAGCAGACCGGCGGCCAACAGCGTCGCTGTGACCTTCGCCCGGTACTGCCTGCCCACGATATTCTTCATGGGCGTGCACGTGGTGATGGGCCAGATCCTCAACGCACGTGGGAAGTTCGGCGCGATGATGTGGACTCCGGTCCTCAACAACATCGTCATGATCGCCACATTTGGCCTGTTCATCTGGGTCTACGGCACCTCTGCCGAATCCCAGATGGGTGTCCAGACGATCCCGCCGGAGGGTGTCCGGCTGCTGGGCATCGGGACCCTGCTCGGTCTCGTCGTCCAGGCCCTGTCGATGATCCCGTATCTGCGCGAGACAGGGTTCCGCTTCCGTCCCCGCTTCGACTGGAAGGGCCACGGGCTCGGCAAGACGGTCAAGCTGGCCAAGTGGACCGTGCTGTTCGTTCTTGCCAACCAGGCGGGTGTGCTGGTCGTTACCCAGCTCGCCACCGCCGCCGGTGAGGCTTCCGGAAGGTCGGGCGCCGGTATCCTCGCCTACACCAACGCCCAGCTGATCTGGGGCATGCCGCAGGCCATCATCACCGTTTCGGTGATGGCCGCCCTGCTGCCCCGCATCTCCCGCGCCGCCCACGACAACGACCCGGGGGCCGTGCGCGACGACATCTCGCAGGGCCTGCGGAACTCTGCGGTCGCCATCGTCCCGGTCGCGTTCGCATTCCTCGCCCTCGGCGTCCCGATGTCCACGCTTCTGTTCGCCTCCAGCGGCCTGGAGTCTGCCCGGGGGATGGGCTTCATCCTCATGGCGTTCGGTCTCGGCCTCATCCCGTTCTCCGTGCAGTACGTCGTACTGCGCGGCTTCTACGCGTACGAGGACACCCGCACGCCCTTCTACAACACCGTCATCGTCGCCGGGGTCAATGCAGCCGCCTCCGCGCTCTGTTACGTGGTCCTGGCGCCCCAGTGGGCGGTTGTGGGTATGGGCGCCTCGTACGGGCTCGCCTACGCCGTGGGCGTGGGCGTTGCCTGGCGTCGGCTGAAGAACCGGCTGGGCGGCGACCTGGACGGCTCCCGCATCATGCGTACGTACACCCGGCTCGGCATGGCCTCCGTCCCGGCGGCGATCACCGGCGGCGCGGTCGCCTTCTTCATCATGAAGGCCCTCGGCAACGGCGCCGGAGGCTCACTCGTCGCGCTGGTCGCCGGCGGGATCATGCTGCTTGGCGTCTTCTTCGTCGCCGCGAAGCGGATGCGCATCGACGAGCTCAACGCCCTGGTAGGCATGGTCCGTGGACGCCTCGGACGCTAG